The genomic region TCAGAGCCGCGCTGTCGTCGCGGACCGGTCAGTCAGAGCACGTGCAGCTTGTCGAAGGGCGAGACCACGCGCAGCAGCTTGCCGCCACCCAGGTCGACCACCACCGCGTGCGTGCCCTCGACAGCGTGGATCCTGCCGATGCCCTCCCGGTCGTGGGACACCCGGTCACCGACCTCGAACGTCTTGATCGGGTCGGGCACCCGTGGCTTGAAGGGACTCGTAGACAGGTGACGACGCGTCGTCCCGCGGGAAGATTCCATCACTACCCAGTATGCGGCAACTTCGCCGGTCCGCGCACTTCCGCGCGGCTTCTTGGCCGCGGCCTGAGGTGACGGCGGTCGCGACCCGGACCGTTCGGGGGGTCGGTCGCCACCCCCTGCACGCTGAGAACCCTGCTGCGTGACAGGGTGGTCCAGAGTTCAACGGGAGGAGCCGGCGTGGGAATCGACTGGAGTGCGGGGCGCTACGAGGCCACCGGCGAGATGCTGCTGCCGGTGTCGGAGCTGGTGGTCGCGATGTCCGAGCCGCTCGCGGGCAGGACCGTGGTCGACGTCGGCTGCGGGACCGGCAACGCCGCGCTGCTCGCCGCCGCTCGCGGCGCCGTGGTCACCGGGGTCGATCCCGCGCCCCGGCTGCTGGAGGTCGCGCGGCAGCGGGCCGCCGACCGCGGACTCGAGATCGACTTCGTGACCGGCGAGGCGGCCGGCATTCCGTTGCCGGACCACTCGGCCGACGTGGTGTTCTCGGTGTTCGCGGTGATCTTCGCGCCGGACCCCGGCGCCGCGATCGCCGAGCTGGTGCGGGTGACCACGCAGGACGGCACGATCCGGCTCACCTCCTGGCCGCCGGAAGGGCCGTTGGTGGTGATCAACAAGGTCGTCGGGCAGTTCATGGCCGAGGCGATGGGTGAACAACCAGCCGGGGCGAACCACCCGAAGCCACTCGGCTGGCACGACCGGGACGAGCTGCGCGCGGCGTTCGCGCCGTACGGGTTCGAGGTGGAGGTGGAGCGGCGGTCGCTGACGTTCACGGCACCGTCGCCGGAGGCGTTCCTGGCGACCTCGTCGGAGCATCCGATGGCGGTCGGTGCGTCGCAGGCCCTGAGCACGCTGCCCAACAGCGCCGAGCTGGAGGCGGAGCTCGCCGCGCGGCTGCTCGCGGCGACCGTCGAGCTGAACGAGGACCCGCAGGCCTTCGCGTACACCAACGACTACGTCGTGGTGACCGCACGCCGAGGCTGATACCGCCCGGCTGCGCGGGCCACGGTCACTTCCGGGCGAGCAGACCGCTGAGGATCAGGTCCAGGATGTGGTGGGCTCGTTCGGCCGCCTCCGACTCGTCGAGCCGGGACAAGAAGCCCAGCAGGATCAGTACGTCGTGAGCATCCACGTCGGCGCGGATCGCGCCTTCGCTCTTCCCGGCGGCGAGCAGGAGATCGACGGCCTCGCCGATCGACCCGGTGTGACTGGCGGCGAGCTCCTGCCCTGAGCTCGGCTCGAGCGCGGCCAGGACGCCACGCTTGACGCGCGCGTAGTCGACGACGTTGGACAGCCAGCGGCGGAACGCGGTGGCCGCATCGTGCTCTTCGAGCAGCGGCGCCGCGGAGGCCACGAGCTGGTCGGCGTCGGCGCGATAGACCTCGGCCAGGAGGGCCTCGCGGGTCGGGAAGTTGCGGTAGAGGGTGCCCTGGCCGACGCCGGCCGCCTTCGCGACCGCGTTCATCGGCAGCTCCGAGGTGGAGCTCAGCAGTTCACGCGCGACCTGCAGGATGCGCGCCCGGTTGCCGGCCGCGTCCGCCCGTGGCTTGCGCTGCACCATCACAACCCTCCGGTTGATAAATGGACAAGTGTCCGGATAACCTGTTTGTAAGTGGACACCTGTCAACTTACTCGATCAGGAGGCAGACGCCGATGAGGCAGGACCCGATCACCGGCCAGACCGTTGTTGTCACCGGAGCGAGCAGCGGCATCGGCCGGCAGACCGCCCTGCTGCTCGCGGAACGCGGCGCGTCGGTGGTGCTCGCCGCGCGCCGCCGGGAGCGGATCGACGCCCTCGCCGCGTCGATCGTCGAGGCGGGCGGCCGGGCCCTCGCCGTACCGACCGACGTGGCGGTGCTCGACGACGTGCAAGCACTCGTACGCCGGACGACCGACGAGTTCGGGCGGCTGGACGTCATCGTCAACAACGCCGGGGTGGCCCGGCTCGGCCGGCTGGACCAGCTCGCCGTGGACGACTGGTCGGCGATGGTCGACGTGAACGTCCGCGGAGTTCTGCACGGGCTCGCGGCCGCGCTCCCGGTGTTCCGGCGCCAGGGCCACGGGCACGTGATCACCACCGCCTCGACCGCCGGACTCCGGATCTCCCCCACGATGGCCGTGTACGCCGCCACGAAGAACGCGGCCCGCACGATCATGGAGGGCCTGCGCGCGGAATCCACCGACGGCGTGGTCCGCACGACCGAGATCTCCCCCGGCGTCATCCGCACCGAGCTCGCCGACGGCATGGAATCCGCCGCCC from Kribbella flavida DSM 17836 harbors:
- a CDS encoding class I SAM-dependent methyltransferase — encoded protein: MGIDWSAGRYEATGEMLLPVSELVVAMSEPLAGRTVVDVGCGTGNAALLAAARGAVVTGVDPAPRLLEVARQRAADRGLEIDFVTGEAAGIPLPDHSADVVFSVFAVIFAPDPGAAIAELVRVTTQDGTIRLTSWPPEGPLVVINKVVGQFMAEAMGEQPAGANHPKPLGWHDRDELRAAFAPYGFEVEVERRSLTFTAPSPEAFLATSSEHPMAVGASQALSTLPNSAELEAELAARLLAATVELNEDPQAFAYTNDYVVVTARRG
- a CDS encoding TetR/AcrR family transcriptional regulator — translated: MVQRKPRADAAGNRARILQVARELLSSTSELPMNAVAKAAGVGQGTLYRNFPTREALLAEVYRADADQLVASAAPLLEEHDAATAFRRWLSNVVDYARVKRGVLAALEPSSGQELAASHTGSIGEAVDLLLAAGKSEGAIRADVDAHDVLILLGFLSRLDESEAAERAHHILDLILSGLLARK
- a CDS encoding SDR family oxidoreductase, which gives rise to MRQDPITGQTVVVTGASSGIGRQTALLLAERGASVVLAARRRERIDALAASIVEAGGRALAVPTDVAVLDDVQALVRRTTDEFGRLDVIVNNAGVARLGRLDQLAVDDWSAMVDVNVRGVLHGLAAALPVFRRQGHGHVITTASTAGLRISPTMAVYAATKNAARTIMEGLRAESTDGVVRTTEISPGVIRTELADGMESAARDQIQASMREFGLDPAAVARAICFAIEQPHDVEIGSLTIRPTVQN